A region of Massilia sp. KIM DNA encodes the following proteins:
- a CDS encoding integration host factor subunit beta — MTKSELINRLAERYSQLVAKDAEFAVKTILDAMTNALASGQRIEIRGFGSFALNSRPPRIGRNPKSGDKVMVPEKRVPHFKPGKQLRERVDAMVGQPIIED; from the coding sequence ATGACCAAGTCCGAGCTGATCAATCGCCTGGCTGAGCGGTATTCGCAGCTGGTGGCGAAGGATGCGGAGTTCGCGGTCAAGACCATCCTCGATGCGATGACCAACGCCCTGGCGAGCGGCCAGCGCATCGAGATCCGTGGTTTCGGCAGCTTCGCGCTGAACAGCCGGCCCCCGCGCATCGGACGCAATCCGAAGTCCGGCGACAAGGTGATGGTGCCCGAAAAGCGGGTGCCCCACTTCAAGCCGGGCAAGCAGTTGCGCGAGCGGGTGGACGCGATGGTCGGGCAGCCGATCATCGAAGACTAG
- the lapB gene encoding lipopolysaccharide assembly protein LapB, giving the protein MEFELWMLLGIPFFFGLGWLAARVDINELVSESRSLPRGYFKGLNHLLNEQPDKAIDAFIEIVKLDPESADMHFALGNLFRRRGETERAIRVHQNLLARPDLPSEQKAQARYELGMDYLKAGLLDRAEESFNLLVDTTYAVQARRALLEIYQREKEWKRAIEVAVGLQESGAGARQKEIAQFYCELAQDALVHLQPSDAMALLDKALQADRSSVRATILCGDAQLAEGDVEGALKTWRRVEHQSVPHTALVAQRLMDGYRKVGRPQEGVSLLRSYLQEASSVDLIEVLFKAVIELDGVEAAKQLVVEELRRNPTLLGLDKLLEARLMDAPAHVWEELSMVKNLVQRYTQKLARYQCSHCGFKARQFYWQCPGCSRWETYPPRRTEELNVMN; this is encoded by the coding sequence ATGGAATTCGAACTCTGGATGCTGCTTGGCATCCCATTCTTCTTCGGCCTGGGCTGGCTCGCCGCCCGCGTCGACATCAACGAACTGGTCTCCGAATCGCGCTCCCTGCCGCGCGGCTACTTCAAGGGCCTCAACCACCTGCTCAACGAGCAGCCTGACAAGGCCATCGACGCCTTCATCGAGATCGTCAAGCTCGACCCCGAATCGGCCGACATGCACTTCGCCCTCGGCAACCTGTTCCGCCGCCGCGGCGAGACCGAGCGCGCCATCCGCGTCCACCAGAACCTGCTGGCGCGCCCGGACCTGCCCTCCGAGCAGAAGGCCCAGGCGCGCTACGAGCTGGGCATGGACTACCTGAAGGCCGGCCTGCTCGACCGCGCCGAGGAAAGCTTCAACCTGCTGGTCGACACCACCTACGCCGTGCAGGCGCGCCGCGCCCTGCTCGAGATCTACCAGCGCGAGAAGGAGTGGAAGCGCGCCATCGAGGTCGCGGTCGGCTTGCAGGAATCGGGCGCCGGCGCGCGCCAGAAGGAGATCGCCCAGTTCTACTGCGAGCTGGCCCAGGACGCCTTGGTGCACCTGCAGCCGAGCGACGCCATGGCGCTGCTGGACAAGGCCCTGCAGGCCGACCGCAGCAGCGTGCGCGCCACCATCCTGTGCGGCGACGCCCAGCTGGCCGAGGGCGACGTCGAAGGCGCGCTCAAGACCTGGCGCCGCGTCGAGCACCAGAGCGTGCCGCACACGGCCCTGGTGGCCCAGCGCCTGATGGACGGCTACCGCAAGGTCGGCCGTCCGCAGGAAGGCGTGAGCCTGCTGCGCTCCTACCTGCAGGAGGCGTCCTCGGTCGACCTGATCGAAGTCCTGTTCAAGGCCGTGATCGAACTCGATGGCGTGGAAGCGGCCAAGCAGCTGGTGGTCGAGGAACTGCGCCGCAATCCGACCCTGCTGGGCCTGGACAAGCTGCTGGAAGCGCGCCTGATGGACGCCCCGGCCCACGTGTGGGAAGAGCTGTCGATGGTCAAGAACCTGGTGCAGCGCTATACCCAGAAGCTGGCGCGCTACCAGTGCAGCCATTGCGGCTTCAAGGCGCGCCAGTTCTACTGGCAGTGCCCGGGCTGCAGCCGCTGGGAGACCTATCCGCCGCGCCGCACCGAAGAACTGAACGTGATGAACTGA
- the aroA gene encoding 3-phosphoshikimate 1-carboxyvinyltransferase produces the protein MTQQKHYPQHIDLEPVLHAQGSVRLPGSKSISNRTLLLAALSEGATTIHDLLASDDTMVMLGALRSLGIRWDEVDERTVVVHGMGGVLPNHEADLFMGNAGTAIRPLTAALAVIGGDYTLHGVSRMHERPIGDLVDALNAVGAQIEYTGEQGFPPLRIRRGHIHADRIAVRGNVSSQFLTALLMAAPLMAKTHAVTIDVVGELISKPYIEITLNLMRRFGVAVEQNGWASFTVHPGQRYQSPGTIHVEGDASSASYFLAAGAIAGGPVRVEGVGEHSIQGDVRFADALERMGAIVTRGDNWIEARSNGVLKAIDADFNNIPDAAMTIAVAALYADGPSTLRNIASWRVKETDRLAAMATELRKVGAKVEEGPDYIRITPPEQLKPATIDTYDDHRMAMCFSLASLDGKARRGNAMRINDPKCVAKTFPDYFEAFAGIARNELF, from the coding sequence ATGACGCAGCAAAAACACTACCCCCAGCACATCGACCTGGAGCCCGTCCTGCATGCCCAGGGCTCGGTGCGCCTGCCGGGTTCCAAGAGCATCTCGAACCGCACCCTGCTGCTGGCCGCGCTGTCCGAAGGCGCGACCACCATCCACGACCTGCTGGCCTCGGACGATACCATGGTGATGCTGGGCGCGCTGCGTTCGCTCGGCATCCGCTGGGACGAAGTCGACGAGCGCACCGTGGTGGTGCACGGCATGGGCGGCGTGCTGCCGAACCATGAGGCCGACCTGTTCATGGGCAATGCGGGCACCGCGATCCGCCCCCTGACCGCGGCCCTGGCCGTGATCGGCGGCGACTACACCCTGCACGGCGTGTCGCGCATGCACGAGCGCCCGATCGGCGACCTGGTCGACGCCCTCAACGCCGTCGGCGCCCAGATCGAGTACACCGGCGAGCAGGGCTTCCCGCCGCTGCGCATCCGCCGCGGCCACATCCACGCCGACCGCATCGCGGTGCGCGGCAACGTGTCGAGCCAGTTCCTGACCGCGCTGCTGATGGCTGCGCCGCTGATGGCGAAGACCCATGCGGTGACGATCGACGTGGTGGGCGAGCTGATTTCCAAGCCCTATATCGAGATCACCCTGAACCTGATGCGCCGCTTCGGCGTGGCGGTCGAGCAGAACGGCTGGGCTTCCTTCACCGTGCACCCGGGCCAGCGCTACCAGAGCCCGGGCACCATCCACGTCGAGGGCGACGCCTCCTCGGCTTCCTACTTCCTGGCGGCCGGCGCCATCGCCGGCGGCCCGGTGCGGGTCGAGGGCGTGGGCGAGCACAGCATCCAGGGCGACGTGCGCTTCGCCGACGCGCTCGAGCGCATGGGTGCCATCGTGACCCGCGGCGACAACTGGATCGAGGCGCGCTCGAACGGCGTGCTGAAGGCCATCGACGCCGACTTCAACAACATCCCGGACGCCGCCATGACCATCGCCGTGGCCGCGCTCTACGCCGACGGCCCCTCGACCCTGCGCAACATCGCCAGCTGGCGGGTGAAGGAGACCGACCGCCTGGCGGCCATGGCCACCGAATTGCGCAAGGTCGGCGCCAAGGTGGAGGAGGGGCCGGACTACATCCGCATCACGCCGCCGGAACAGCTCAAGCCGGCCACCATCGACACCTACGACGACCACCGCATGGCCATGTGCTTCTCGCTCGCCTCGCTCGACGGCAAGGCGCGGCGCGGCAACGCCATGCGCATCAACGATCCGAAATGCGTCGCCAAGACCTTCCCGGATTACTTCGAGGCCTTCGCCGGCATCGCCCGCAACGAACTGTTCTGA
- a CDS encoding lipopolysaccharide assembly LapA domain-containing protein: MRFVSTIAGIILFILFFGFALKNTQEVDLHFFLDYELRGPLVLMLLAFFVAGAALGILALTPTVFRQRRQSSQHKTTIQALQSAAGTGNAPPQPDSVKPAP; the protein is encoded by the coding sequence ATGAGATTCGTCTCGACCATCGCCGGCATCATCCTGTTCATCCTGTTCTTCGGCTTCGCCCTCAAGAACACCCAGGAAGTCGACCTGCACTTCTTCCTCGACTACGAATTGCGCGGCCCCCTGGTGCTGATGCTGCTGGCCTTCTTCGTGGCCGGCGCCGCCCTGGGCATCCTGGCGCTGACGCCGACCGTGTTCCGCCAGCGCCGCCAGAGCTCCCAGCACAAGACCACCATCCAGGCCCTGCAGAGCGCCGCCGGCACCGGCAATGCGCCGCCGCAGCCCGACAGCGTCAAGCCGGCCCCCTGA
- a CDS encoding M20/M25/M40 family metallo-hydrolase, translating into MPHVRLSSALLTALLASAGAASAAQAAQAAPAQAAQAAPAQATQAAPAKAAQAAPAQTTQAAPAKAAQAAPAQTTQATPAQPDIKREQAQIKKIVAEISPKRIESHIRKLVSFGTRHTMSETESETRGIGAARRWIKAELERCGAGTPLQVAFDSHVAPVSARISRPTEIVNVVATLPGAQEAAKDRVYVVSGHYDSRVSDVMNYTADAPGANDDASGTAAAMELACVMAKYKFDATIVFMAVAAEEQGLIGARHWAEQARKNNVNVAGMFTNDIIGSSRADDGKVDNKQVRLFAQSIPATKEMSDAVRQLVATGGENDSLSRQLARHTKEQGERYVKGFKVSVIQRHDRYLRGGDHMPFLEQGYAALRFTEPAEDFDHQHQDLRTENGKVYGDLIEYVDFDYTAKVAKVNAAALASLALAPAAPREVKLRTDKLTNDSTLVWQANAEPDLAGYRIVWRETTAANWQGAKWVGNVTEATLDLSKDNVFFGVQAVDKDGNVSPATYPMPLR; encoded by the coding sequence ATGCCTCACGTCCGTCTCTCCAGCGCCCTGCTGACCGCCCTGCTGGCCAGCGCCGGCGCCGCCAGCGCGGCCCAGGCCGCGCAAGCCGCCCCGGCCCAGGCCGCGCAAGCCGCCCCGGCCCAGGCCACGCAAGCCGCCCCGGCCAAGGCCGCGCAAGCCGCCCCGGCCCAGACCACGCAAGCCGCCCCGGCCAAGGCCGCGCAAGCCGCCCCGGCCCAGACCACGCAAGCCACCCCGGCCCAGCCGGACATCAAGCGCGAACAGGCCCAGATCAAGAAGATCGTCGCCGAGATTTCCCCCAAGCGTATCGAATCCCACATCCGCAAGCTGGTGAGCTTCGGCACCCGCCACACCATGTCGGAAACCGAATCCGAGACCCGCGGCATCGGTGCCGCGCGCCGCTGGATCAAGGCCGAGCTGGAACGCTGCGGCGCCGGGACCCCGCTGCAGGTCGCCTTCGACAGCCACGTGGCCCCGGTCTCGGCGCGCATCTCGCGCCCGACCGAGATCGTCAACGTGGTCGCCACCCTGCCGGGCGCCCAGGAAGCCGCGAAGGACCGCGTCTACGTGGTCAGCGGCCACTACGATTCGCGCGTCAGCGACGTGATGAACTACACCGCCGACGCCCCCGGTGCCAACGACGACGCCTCCGGCACCGCCGCCGCCATGGAACTGGCCTGCGTGATGGCCAAGTACAAGTTCGACGCCACCATCGTCTTCATGGCCGTGGCCGCCGAGGAGCAGGGCCTGATCGGCGCCCGCCACTGGGCCGAACAGGCGCGCAAGAACAACGTGAACGTGGCCGGCATGTTCACCAACGACATCATCGGCAGCTCGCGCGCCGACGACGGCAAGGTCGACAACAAGCAGGTGCGCCTGTTCGCCCAGAGCATCCCGGCCACCAAGGAGATGAGCGACGCGGTGCGCCAGCTGGTGGCCACCGGCGGCGAAAACGATTCGCTCTCGCGCCAGCTCGCGCGCCACACCAAGGAACAGGGCGAGCGCTACGTGAAGGGCTTCAAGGTCTCGGTGATCCAGCGCCACGACCGCTACCTGCGCGGCGGCGACCACATGCCCTTCCTGGAGCAGGGCTATGCCGCGCTGCGCTTCACCGAGCCGGCCGAGGACTTCGACCACCAGCACCAGGACCTGCGCACCGAGAACGGCAAGGTGTACGGCGACCTGATCGAGTACGTCGACTTCGACTACACCGCCAAGGTGGCCAAGGTGAACGCGGCGGCCCTGGCCTCGCTTGCCCTGGCCCCGGCCGCGCCGCGCGAGGTCAAGCTGCGCACCGACAAGCTGACCAACGACTCGACCCTGGTCTGGCAGGCCAATGCCGAACCCGACCTGGCCGGCTACCGCATCGTCTGGCGCGAGACCACCGCCGCCAACTGGCAGGGCGCCAAGTGGGTCGGGAATGTCACCGAGGCGACGCTCGACCTGTCGAAGGACAATGTGTTCTTCGGCGTGCAGGCCGTCGACAAGGACGGCAATGTCAGCCCGGCGACCTATCCCATGCCGCTGCGTTGA
- the hisC gene encoding histidinol-phosphate transaminase: MSQFGPDYVRAIAPYQAGKPIAEVAREFGLDEANIVKLASNENPFGLPESSRQAMAAAAAELGRYPDANGFELKAALSERYDVPADWITLGNGSNDILEIAAHAFVQKGEAVVYAQYSFAVYALATQGVGGRAIVVPAKDFGHDLDAMAAAIDADTRLVYVANPNNPTGTFIPAPQVEAFLQKVPARVVVVLDEAYNEYLAPEHQFESSQWVRKYPNLIVSRTFSKAYGLAGLRVGYAIAQPALTDLMNRIRQPFNVNSLAQAAAVAALNDKDFLEQGARNNAEGYQQLTAAFDELGLRYVPSFGNFVLVKVGEDEGAGARVNLALLKQGVIVRPVGNYGLPQWLRVSIGLPQENATFIDALKRALG; this comes from the coding sequence ATGTCGCAATTCGGACCAGACTACGTTCGCGCCATCGCGCCTTACCAGGCCGGCAAACCCATCGCGGAAGTCGCCCGCGAGTTCGGCCTCGACGAAGCCAACATCGTCAAGCTGGCCTCGAACGAAAACCCGTTCGGCCTGCCGGAATCGAGCCGCCAGGCGATGGCGGCCGCCGCCGCCGAGCTGGGGCGCTACCCGGACGCCAACGGCTTCGAGCTCAAGGCCGCGCTGTCGGAGCGCTACGACGTGCCGGCCGACTGGATCACCCTCGGCAACGGCAGCAACGACATCCTGGAGATCGCGGCCCACGCCTTCGTGCAGAAGGGCGAGGCCGTGGTCTACGCCCAGTACTCGTTCGCGGTCTACGCGCTCGCCACCCAGGGCGTGGGCGGGCGCGCCATCGTGGTGCCGGCCAAGGACTTCGGCCATGACCTCGACGCCATGGCGGCCGCCATCGACGCCGACACCCGCCTGGTCTACGTCGCCAATCCGAACAACCCGACCGGCACCTTCATCCCGGCGCCGCAAGTGGAAGCCTTCCTGCAGAAGGTCCCGGCCAGGGTGGTCGTGGTGCTGGACGAGGCCTACAACGAATACCTGGCCCCGGAACACCAGTTCGAGTCGAGCCAGTGGGTGCGCAAGTATCCAAATCTGATCGTCTCGCGCACCTTCTCCAAGGCCTACGGCCTGGCCGGCCTGCGCGTGGGCTACGCCATCGCCCAGCCGGCGCTGACCGACCTGATGAACCGCATCCGCCAGCCCTTCAACGTCAACTCGCTGGCCCAGGCGGCCGCGGTGGCGGCCCTGAACGACAAGGACTTCCTGGAGCAGGGCGCGCGCAACAACGCCGAGGGCTACCAGCAGCTGACCGCCGCCTTCGACGAACTCGGCCTGCGGTACGTGCCGTCCTTCGGCAACTTCGTGCTGGTGAAGGTGGGCGAGGACGAGGGCGCCGGCGCGCGCGTCAACCTGGCCCTGCTCAAGCAGGGCGTGATCGTGCGCCCGGTCGGCAACTACGGCCTGCCGCAGTGGCTGCGCGTCTCGATCGGCCTGCCGCAGGAGAACGCGACCTTCATCGACGCGCTCAAGCGGGCGCTCGGCTGA
- the cmk gene encoding (d)CMP kinase, whose product MSHSNVPVITIDGPTASGKGTVAARVAERLSFHLLDSGALYRLTALQAMRRGVELRDEHGIAKLAEHLQVRFTGHDIFIGSENVAHAIRAEEVGNMASKIAALPAVRQALFALQLGFREAPGLVADGRDMGTVIFPTAKLKVFLTASVEARAERRYKQLIDKGFSANMDDLLADLQARDERDTKRAVAPLVPAADAHILDTSHMSAQDAIEQVLAWYAEVKE is encoded by the coding sequence ATGTCCCATTCCAACGTACCTGTGATTACCATCGACGGCCCGACCGCCTCCGGCAAGGGCACGGTGGCGGCCAGGGTGGCCGAACGGCTCAGCTTCCACCTGCTCGATTCCGGCGCCCTGTACCGCCTGACGGCGCTGCAGGCGATGCGCCGCGGCGTCGAGCTCAGGGACGAGCACGGCATCGCCAAGCTGGCCGAGCACCTGCAGGTGCGCTTCACCGGCCACGACATCTTCATCGGCAGCGAGAACGTGGCCCACGCCATCCGCGCCGAGGAAGTTGGCAACATGGCATCGAAGATCGCCGCCTTGCCGGCCGTGCGCCAGGCCTTGTTCGCCCTGCAACTGGGCTTTCGCGAGGCGCCCGGCCTGGTGGCCGACGGGCGCGACATGGGCACGGTGATCTTTCCGACCGCCAAGCTAAAAGTGTTCCTTACCGCAAGTGTGGAAGCACGTGCGGAACGCCGATATAAGCAATTGATTGACAAAGGGTTTTCTGCTAATATGGACGATCTGCTGGCGGATTTGCAGGCGAGGGACGAGCGTGACACCAAGCGCGCCGTGGCTCCCCTGGTCCCGGCGGCGGATGCGCATATCCTCGACACCTCGCACATGAGCGCACAGGATGCGATCGAGCAGGTGCTCGCGTGGTATGCGGAAGTGAAAGAATAA
- the rfaE1 gene encoding D-glycero-beta-D-manno-heptose-7-phosphate kinase: MNDPIPSRLLAADSFRLQAAPQLSAVRLLVVGDVMLDRYWFGDVSRISPEAPVPVVRIERREERLGGAANVARNAAALGTHTGLLGVVGTDEAGDQVENLLGGAGIHSYLKRDEAISTIVKLRVIGRQQQMVRIDFEDAPTETVLRDKLTQFKALLPDYDVVILSDYNKGALVNVAEMVKAARAAGKIVLVDPKGDDFTPYTGASILTPNRSELQRVVGGWKTEEQLTEKAQRLREELGLEALLLTRSEEGMSLYSASEVLHVHAEAREVFDVSGAGDTVIATLAAMLGAGAPLAEALATANRAGGIVVGKLGTATVTREELFPSAPAA, translated from the coding sequence ATGAACGATCCGATCCCGAGCCGCCTGCTGGCGGCAGACAGCTTCCGCCTCCAGGCGGCCCCGCAACTTTCCGCCGTGCGCCTGCTGGTGGTGGGCGACGTGATGCTCGACCGCTACTGGTTCGGCGATGTCTCGCGCATCTCGCCGGAAGCCCCGGTGCCGGTGGTGCGCATCGAACGCCGCGAGGAGCGCCTGGGCGGCGCCGCCAACGTGGCGCGCAACGCCGCCGCCCTGGGCACCCACACGGGCCTGCTGGGCGTGGTGGGCACCGACGAAGCCGGCGACCAGGTCGAGAACCTGCTGGGCGGCGCCGGCATCCACAGCTACCTCAAGCGCGACGAGGCCATCTCCACCATCGTCAAGCTGCGCGTCATCGGCCGCCAGCAGCAGATGGTGCGCATCGACTTCGAGGACGCGCCCACCGAGACCGTCCTGCGCGACAAGCTCACCCAGTTCAAGGCCCTGCTGCCGGACTACGACGTGGTGATCCTGTCCGACTACAACAAGGGCGCGCTGGTGAACGTGGCCGAGATGGTCAAGGCGGCGCGCGCGGCCGGCAAGATCGTGCTGGTCGACCCCAAGGGCGACGACTTCACGCCCTATACCGGGGCCTCGATCCTCACCCCCAACCGCTCCGAGCTGCAGCGCGTGGTGGGCGGCTGGAAGACCGAGGAGCAGCTCACGGAAAAGGCCCAGCGCCTGCGCGAGGAGCTCGGACTGGAAGCGCTGCTGCTGACCCGCTCGGAAGAGGGCATGAGCCTGTACAGCGCCAGCGAGGTGCTGCACGTGCACGCCGAGGCGCGCGAGGTGTTCGACGTCTCGGGCGCGGGCGACACCGTGATCGCCACCCTGGCGGCGATGCTGGGCGCGGGCGCGCCGCTGGCCGAGGCCCTGGCCACCGCCAACCGCGCCGGCGGCATCGTGGTGGGCAAGCTGGGCACCGCGACGGTCACCCGCGAGGAACTGTTCCCGAGCGCGCCTGCGGCTTGA
- a CDS encoding prephenate dehydrogenase/arogenate dehydrogenase family protein, giving the protein MFGKVVIVGVGLIGGSFALGLKAAGMARRIVGVGREPQPMARALELGLIDQVADSYADALAGAELVLLAAPVAQTPAILAAMLPHLEPGTVVTDAGSTKCDVVANARAVLGERIAQFVPGHPIAGSESNGPDAATLGLFRNKKVVLTPLPENLVAAVEQVAQAWRACGAVIHRLSPEDHDRVFAAVSHLPHLLAYALVDDIAGKPHAGLLFQYAASGFRDFTRIAGSSPEMWRDISLANRAALLTELDAYLAQLNTVRAHLAASDGPALEAVYANAQRARRAWIEAIEANEPPPPPNQETE; this is encoded by the coding sequence ATGTTCGGCAAGGTCGTCATCGTCGGCGTCGGCCTGATCGGCGGTTCCTTCGCCCTCGGGCTGAAGGCGGCCGGCATGGCGCGCCGCATCGTCGGGGTGGGGCGCGAGCCGCAGCCGATGGCGCGCGCGCTGGAGCTCGGCCTCATCGACCAGGTCGCGGACTCCTACGCGGACGCGCTGGCGGGCGCCGAGCTGGTGCTGCTGGCTGCGCCGGTGGCGCAAACGCCGGCCATCCTGGCGGCCATGCTGCCGCACCTGGAGCCGGGCACGGTCGTCACCGACGCCGGCAGCACCAAGTGCGACGTGGTCGCCAACGCGCGCGCGGTGCTGGGCGAGCGCATCGCCCAGTTCGTGCCCGGCCACCCGATCGCCGGCAGCGAATCCAACGGTCCGGACGCGGCCACCCTCGGCCTGTTCCGCAACAAGAAGGTCGTGCTCACCCCGCTGCCGGAGAACCTCGTGGCGGCGGTCGAGCAGGTGGCGCAAGCCTGGCGCGCCTGCGGGGCGGTCATCCATCGCCTGAGCCCCGAAGACCACGACCGCGTGTTCGCCGCCGTCAGCCACCTGCCGCACCTGCTGGCCTACGCCCTGGTCGACGACATCGCCGGCAAGCCCCACGCCGGCCTGCTGTTCCAGTACGCCGCCAGCGGCTTTCGCGACTTCACCCGCATCGCCGGTTCCTCGCCCGAAATGTGGCGCGACATCAGCCTGGCCAACCGCGCCGCGCTGCTCACCGAGCTCGATGCATATCTGGCACAATTGAACACAGTGCGCGCGCATCTCGCCGCGTCCGACGGCCCCGCGCTGGAAGCCGTCTACGCCAATGCCCAGCGCGCCCGGCGCGCGTGGATCGAGGCCATCGAAGCCAACGAGCCCCCGCCGCCGCCCAACCAGGAAACAGAATGA
- the rpsA gene encoding 30S ribosomal protein S1, producing MSTATTQATGMESFAALFEESLSRQDMRSGEVISAEVVRLDHNFVIVNAGLKSEAFIPIDEFKNDQGELEVKVGDFVSVAIESLENGFGDTILSRDKAKRLASWLALEKAMESGEIVTGTVNGKVKGGLTVLTNGIRAFLPGSLVDTRPVKDTTPFEGKTLEFKVIKLDRKRNNVVLSRRAVIEASMGEERAKLMETLKEGTVVTGVVKNITDYGAFVDLGGIDGLLHITDLAWRRVRHPSEVLSVGQEITAKVLKYDQEKNRVSLGVKQLGDDPWTGLSRRYPPGTRLFGKVTNLTDYGAFVEVEQGIEGLVHVSEMDWTNKNVAPNKVVQLGDEVEVMVLEIDEERRRISLGMKQCKPNPWDEFGMTHKKGDKVKGSIKSITDFGVFIGLPGNIDGLVHLSDLSWTEAGEEAVRKFKKGDELEAVVLAIDVERERVSLGVKQLEGDPFNTFASLNDKGTLVTGTVKSVEPKGAVIALNEEVEGYLRASEISRDRVEDAGTHLKVGDKVEALVINIDRKARSIQLSIKAKDSADTQEAMQKLAADSSAASGTTSLGALLKAKFDNKN from the coding sequence ATGTCTACTGCAACCACCCAAGCAACCGGTATGGAAAGCTTTGCCGCCCTCTTCGAGGAATCGCTGTCGCGCCAGGATATGCGTTCGGGCGAAGTCATTTCCGCTGAAGTCGTGCGTCTGGATCACAACTTCGTGATCGTCAACGCCGGCCTGAAATCGGAAGCTTTCATTCCTATCGACGAATTCAAGAATGACCAGGGCGAACTGGAAGTCAAGGTTGGCGACTTCGTGTCCGTGGCCATCGAATCGCTGGAAAACGGCTTCGGCGACACCATCCTGTCGCGCGACAAGGCCAAGCGCCTGGCATCGTGGCTGGCCCTGGAAAAAGCGATGGAATCGGGTGAAATCGTCACCGGTACCGTCAATGGCAAGGTGAAGGGCGGCCTGACCGTCCTGACCAACGGCATCCGCGCATTCCTGCCGGGTTCGCTGGTCGACACCCGTCCGGTCAAGGACACCACCCCGTTCGAAGGCAAGACCCTCGAATTCAAGGTCATCAAGCTGGACCGTAAGCGCAACAACGTGGTGCTGTCGCGCCGCGCCGTGATCGAAGCCTCGATGGGCGAAGAGCGCGCCAAGCTGATGGAAACCCTGAAGGAAGGCACCGTCGTCACCGGCGTCGTCAAGAACATCACCGACTACGGTGCGTTCGTCGACCTGGGCGGCATCGACGGCCTGCTGCACATCACCGACCTGGCATGGCGTCGCGTGCGTCACCCGTCGGAAGTGCTGTCGGTTGGCCAGGAAATCACCGCCAAGGTCCTCAAGTACGATCAGGAAAAGAACCGCGTCTCGCTGGGCGTCAAGCAACTGGGCGACGATCCGTGGACCGGTCTGTCGCGTCGCTACCCGCCGGGCACCCGCCTGTTCGGCAAGGTCACCAACCTGACCGACTACGGCGCGTTCGTCGAAGTCGAGCAGGGCATCGAAGGCCTGGTGCACGTCTCGGAAATGGACTGGACCAACAAGAACGTGGCTCCGAACAAGGTTGTCCAGCTGGGCGACGAAGTCGAAGTCATGGTCCTGGAAATCGACGAAGAGCGTCGTCGCATCTCGCTGGGCATGAAGCAGTGCAAACCGAATCCGTGGGACGAATTCGGCATGACCCACAAGAAGGGCGACAAGGTCAAGGGCTCGATCAAGTCGATCACCGACTTCGGCGTGTTCATCGGCCTGCCGGGCAACATCGACGGCCTGGTGCACCTGTCGGACCTGTCCTGGACCGAAGCCGGCGAAGAAGCCGTGCGCAAGTTCAAGAAGGGCGACGAGCTGGAAGCCGTGGTCCTGGCGATCGACGTCGAGCGCGAGCGTGTCTCGCTGGGCGTCAAGCAGCTGGAAGGCGACCCGTTCAACACCTTCGCTTCGCTGAACGACAAGGGCACCCTGGTCACCGGCACCGTGAAGTCGGTTGAGCCGAAAGGCGCCGTCATCGCGCTGAACGAAGAAGTCGAAGGCTACCTGCGCGCTTCGGAAATCTCGCGTGACCGCGTGGAAGACGCCGGCACCCACCTGAAGGTGGGCGACAAGGTCGAAGCCCTGGTCATCAACATCGATCGCAAGGCTCGCAGCATCCAGCTGTCGATCAAGGCGAAAGACAGCGCCGACACCCAGGAAGCCATGCAGAAGCTGGCAGCCGACAGCAGCGCCGCATCGGGCACCACCAGCCTGGGCGCACTGCTGAAAGCCAAGTTCGACAACAAGAACTAA
- a CDS encoding helix-hairpin-helix domain-containing protein: MIKKLLLAIATLAASASFAFAQVEVNKADAAALDGVKGVGPSMSKAILDERAKGEFKDWADLQKRVKGLGDKKALKLTEAGLVVNGKGKEGASAKPAEKASKTTAKAKPEEGKAAM, translated from the coding sequence ATGATCAAGAAACTGCTGCTCGCCATCGCCACCCTGGCCGCCTCGGCCAGCTTCGCCTTCGCCCAGGTCGAGGTCAACAAGGCCGACGCCGCCGCGCTCGACGGCGTGAAGGGCGTCGGGCCGAGCATGTCCAAGGCCATCCTGGACGAGCGCGCCAAGGGCGAGTTCAAGGACTGGGCCGATTTGCAGAAGCGGGTGAAGGGGCTGGGCGACAAGAAAGCCCTCAAGTTGACCGAGGCCGGGCTGGTGGTGAACGGCAAGGGCAAGGAGGGCGCGTCGGCCAAGCCGGCGGAGAAGGCGTCCAAGACCACGGCCAAGGCCAAGCCGGAGGAGGGCAAGGCGGCGATGTGA